GGCTCTCTTTGAGCAGGTAGGCGCGATACAGACGGGGATCGGTCTTGGCGATCCAGGCCAGTTTGGCGCTTTGGCGTTCGGTGAGGTCCTCGGGGTTCTTCCACAGCGCGTAGCGGGCGCCCTTGAGCCGCCGTGCCCGCTCGCGGCCCGGACGTGGTGCGGCGTTCTTACCGGGCCGGCCCCGGCCCCACTTGGGTTCGGTGCGCGCGATCGCCCGTGCGTCGTTCCAGGCTCGGCGCCGCTCGACGTCGAGCGCCTCGGTGGCCCAGGCCACCACATGAAACGGATCGGCGCATTGAATCGCATCCGGGCAGCGCTCGGTGACCACGTCAGCGATCCAGTCCGCGGCATCGGCCGAAACGTGAGTAATCTGGGCGGCCCGCTCAGCGCCCAGGGCATCGAAGAACAAGCCCAGGGTGGCCTTGTCGTGGCCCGGGGCGGCCCACACCAACCGGCCGCTGTCGTGATCGACGACCACCGTCAGGTACCGGTGGTGGCGCTTGTAGGAGATCTCATCGATACCGATGCGGCGCAAGTTCGCGAACCGGTCAATGCGCTTTTCGGTGTCGGCCCAGACCCGGGCCACGATCGCCCCGACGGTGCGCCAGGCGATCCGCATCAACTCGCACACCGCGGTCTTCGAACACGCCACCGCCAGCCAGGCCACCGTGTCATCGAAAGCATACGTGTGCCCGGCATGATGACGCGCCCACGGCACCGCCACCACCGTCGGCCCATGGGTGGGGCAGTTCACCCGCGGCGCCTCGGCCTCCAAGAACACCTCGACGGTGCCCCAATCCAGACTGCGCCATTGGCGCAGGCCCGCACCGCGGTCATACCAGGACGCCTTGCGACCGCAGCGACCACAGCGGCGCAACACTGCACTTCGTGGCCGCACCCGGGCGATCACCCGCGCACCGTCTCCGGCGTCATCCTCCTCGAATTCGATGTCCTCAATCACGGTGCGCTTGTCGACACCCAGCAGCGCACGAAATAGCCTCACATTGCGCACGTCGTTGTCGGCTCCTTGTGTTTCTGATCCTTGACAAGCCAGAAACCTTAAGCCACAACGACGTGCGCCTACTCAGGACACAAACTCACCCACGGAAGTGTCAGAAGAGCCCAAAAACCGTGGGTATTGGGGGCTTTCGCGTCTGCTCGCACGCGGAAGGTGCCGCTAGCTCGCCGTCCTATCACCACCGGGCCGCCACAGCACGTCACCGTCGGGATTGGCTACCCGCGACAGGATGAACAGCAGATCCGACAGCCGGTTCAGGTATTTCGCCGGCAGTACGCTGACGCCTTCCGGGTGAGCGTCGACCGCGGCCCACGCGGATCGCTCGGCCCGGCGAACGACGGTGCGAGCGACGTGCAACAGCGCCGACAGCGGTGAACCACCAGGTAGTACAAAGGATTTTAGTGCAGGCAGGCCCGCGTTGTATGCGTCGCACCACCCTTCGAGCCGATCGATATAGGACTGTGCGATTCGCAGCGGAGGGTGCTTCGGGTTTTCCACTATCGGAGTCGACAGATCCGCACCGGCATCGAACAAGTCGTTCTGGATCTGCCGCAGCACATCCGTGATTTGAGTGTCCGGGTGGCCCAGCGCCAGGGCGGCCCCGATCGCGGCGTTGGCCTCGTCGCAATCCGCGTATGCCACCAGTCGGGCGTCGGTTTTGGCGACACGGGACATATCGCTCAATCCCGTCGTTCCGTCATCGCCGGTTCGGGTATAGATGCGGGTCAGGTGGACTGCCATGAGCAAACGGTACTCGCTGACTGGCTTGGCTCACTGACAAGGCAAAACCCCTTTACTACACTGACCGGGTGGCCGAGCGTTTCGTCGTGACTGGGGGCAACCGGTTATCAGGCGAAGTGGCCGTCGGCGGCGCCAAGAACAGCGTGCTCAAGCTCATGGCTGCGACGTTGTTGGCCGAGGGCACCAGCACGATCACCAACTGTCCCGACATCCTCGATGTGCCGCTGATGGCGGAGGTACTGCGTGGTCTGGGCGCCACCGTCGAACTCGACGGTGACGTGGCCCGGATCACCGCACCTGACGAGCCGAAGTACGATGCCGACTTCGCTGCGGTGCGGCAATTCCGCGCCTCGGTCTGTGTGCTGGGACCGCTGGTCGGGCGGTGCAAACGGGCCAGGGTCGCGCTGCCGGGCGGTGACGCGATCGGGTCGCGTCCGTTGGATATGCACCAGGCGGGCCTACGGCAATTGGGTGCCCACTGCAACATCGAGCACGGCTGCGTGGTAGCCCGAGCGGAAACGTTGCGCGGTGCGGAGATTCAGTTGGAGTTCCCCTCGGTGGGAGCCACCGAGAACATCTTGATGGCCGCCGTGGTGGCCGAGGGAGTCACCACTATTCACAATGCGGCTCGAGAACCCGACGTCGTCGACTTGTGCACGATGTTGAACCAGATGGGCGCACAGGTCGAAGGTGCGGGTTCGCCGACAATGACCATCACCGGTGTCCCGCGGCTGCATCCAACCGAGCACCGGGTGATCGGAGACCGTATCGTTGCCGCCACATGGGGCATCGCTGCCGCAATGACCCGTGGTGATATATCAGTGGCGGGCGTAGACCCGGCGCATCTGCAGCTGGTGCTGCACAAATTGCACGACGCGGGCGCAACCGTCACCCAGACTGACGCCAGCTTCCGGGTGACCCAGTACGAGCGTCCGAAGGCTGTCAACGTTGCGACCTTGCCGTTCCCCGGGTTTCCCACGGATCTGCAGCCGATGGCTATCGCTTTGGCGTCGATCGCCGACGGCACATCGATGATCACGGAGAACGTGTTCGAGGCGCGGTTCCGCTTCGTTGAAGAGATGATCCGGCTCGGTGCAGACGCTCGGACCGACGGGCACCACGCCGTGGTGCGGGGCCTCCCGCAGCTGTCGAGCGCTCCGGTGTGGTGTTCGGACATCCGTGCCGGGGCCGGCTTGGTGCTGGCGGGGCTCGTTGCCGACGGCGACACCGAGGTCCACGATGTATTCCACATCGATCGCGGATATCCGTTGTTCGTGGAGAACCTGGTGAGTCTCGGTGCCGAGATCGAACGGGTATGCTGTTAGGCGACGGTCACCTATGGATATCTATGGATGACCGAACCTGGTCTTGACTCCATTGCCGGATTTGTATTAGACTGGCAGGGTCGCCCCGAAGCGGGCGGAAACAAGCAAGCGTGTTGTTTGAGAACTCAATAGTGTGTTTGGTGGTTTCACATTTTTGTTGTTATTTTTGGCCATGCTCTTGATGCCCCGTTGTCGGGGGCGTGGCCGTTTGTTTTGTCAGGATATTTCTAAATACCTTTGGCTCCCTTTTCCAAAGGGAGTGTTTGGGTTTTGTTTGGAGAGTTTGATCCTGGCTCAGGACGAACGCTGGCGGCGTGCTTAACACATGCAAGTCGAACGGAAAGGTCTCTTCGGAGATACTCGAGTGGCGAACGGGTGAGTAACACGTGGGTGATCTGCCCTGCACTTCGGGATAAGCCTGGGAAACTGGGTCTAATACCGGATAGGACCACGGGATGCATGTCTTGTGGTGGAAAGCGCTTTAGCGGTGTGGGATGAGCCCGCGGCCTATCAGCTTGTTGGTGGGGTGACGGCCTACCAAGGCGACGACGGGTAGCCGGCCTGAGAGGGTGTCCGGCCACACTGGGACTGAGATACGGCCCAGACTCCTACGGGAGGCAGCAGTGGGGAATATTGCACAATGGGCGCAAGCCTGATGCAGCGACGCCGCGTGGGGGATGACGGCCTTCGGGTTGTAAACCTCTTTCACCATCGACGAAGGTCCGGGTTCTCTCGGATTGACGGTAGGTGGAGAAGAAGCACCGGCCAACTACGTGCCAGCAGCCGCGGTAATACGTAGGGTGCGAGCGTTGTCCGGAATTACTGGGCGTAAAGAGCTCGTAGGTGGTTTGTCGCGTTGTTCGTGAAATCTCACGGCTTAACTGTGAGCGTGCGGGCGATACGGGCAGACTAGAGTACTGCAGGGGAGACTGGAATTCCTGGTGTAGCGGTGGAATGCGCAGATATCAGGAGGAACACCGGTGGCGAAGGCGGGTCTCTGGGCAGTAACTGACGCTGAGGAGCGAAAGCGTGGGGAGCGAACAGGATTAGATACCCTGGTAGTCCACGCCGTAAACGGTGGGTACTAGGTGTGGGTTTCCTTCCTTGGGATCCGTGCCGTAGCTAACGCATTAAGTACCCCGCCTGGGGAGTACGGCCGCAAGGCTAAAACTCAAAGGAATTGACGGGGGCCCGCACAAGCGGCGGAGCATGTGGATTAATTCGATGCAACGCGAAGAACCTTACCTGGGTTTGACATGCACAGGACGCGTCTAGAGATAGGCGTTCCCTTGTGGCCTGTGTGCAGGTGGTGCATGGCTGTCGTCAGCTCGTGTCGTGAGATGTTGGGTTAAGTCCCGCAACGAGCGCAACCCTTGTCTCATGTTGCCAGCACGTAATGGTGGGGACTCGTGAGAGACTGCCGGGGTCAACTCGGAGGAAGGTGGGGATGACGTCAAGTCATCATGCCCCTTATGTCCAGGGCTTCACACATGCTACAATGGCCGGTACAAAGGGCTGCGATGCCGCGAGGTTAAGCGAATCCTTAAAAGCCGGTCTCAGTTCGGATCGGGGTCTGCAACTCGACCCCGTGAAGTCGGAGTCGCTAGTAATCGCAGATCAGCAACGCTGCGGTGAATACGTTCCCGGGCCTTGTACACACCGCCCGTCACGTCATGAAAGTCGGTAACACCCGAAGCCAGTGGCCTAACCCTCGGGAGGGAGCTGTCGAAGGTGGGATCGGCGATTGGGACGAAGTCGTAACAAGGTAGCCGTACCGGAAGGTGCGGCTGGATCACCTCCTTTCTAAGGAGCACCACGAAAACGCCCCAACTGGTGGGGCGTAGGCCGTGAGGGGTTCTTGTCTGTAGTGGGCGAGAGCCGGGTGCATGACAACAAAGTTGGCCACCAACACACTGTTGGGTCCTGAGGCAACACTCGGACTTGTTCCAGGTGTTGTCCCACCGCCTTGGTGGTGGGGTGTGGTGTTTGAGAACTGGATAGTGGTTGCGAGCATCAATGGATACGCTGCCGGCTAGCGGTGGCGTGTTCTTTGTGCAATATTCTTTGGTTTTTGTTGTGTTTGTAAGTGTCTAAGGGCGCATGGTGGATGCCTTGGCATCGAGAGCCGATGAAGGACGTGGGAGGCTGCGATATGCCTCGGGGAGCTGTCAACCGAGCGTGGATCCGAGGATTTCCGAATGGGGAAACCCAGCACGAGTGATGTCGTGCTACCCGCATCTGAATATATAGGGTGCGGGAGGGAACGCGGGGAAGTGAAACATCTCAGTACCCGTAGGAGGAGAAAACAATTGTGATTCCGCAAGTAGTGGCGAGCGAACGCGGAACAGGCTAAACCGCACGCATGGGTAACCGGGTAGGGGTTGTGTGTGCGGGGTTGTGGGAGGATATGTCTCAGCGCTACCCGGCTGAGAGGCAGTCAGAAAGTGTCGTGGTTAGCGGAAGTGGCCTGGGATGGTCTGCCGTAGACGGTGAGAGCCCGGTACGCGAAAACCCGGCACCTGCCTAGTATCAATTCCCGAGTAGCAGCGGGCCCGTGGAATCCGCTGTGAATCCGCCGGGACCACCCGGTAAGCCTAAATACTCCTCGATGACCGATAGCGGATTAGTACCGTGAGGGAATGGTGAAAAGTACCCCGGGAGGGGAGTGAAAGAGTACCTGAAACCGTGTGCCTACAATCCGTCAGAGCCTCCTTTTCCTCTCCGGAGGAGGGTGGTGATGGCGTGCCTTTTGAAGAATGAGCCTGCGAGTCAGGGACATGTCGCAAGGTTAACCCGTGTGGGGTAGCCGCAGCGAAAGCGAGTCTGAATAGGGCGACCCACACGCGCATACGCGCGTGTGAATAGTGGCGTGTTCTGGACCCGAAGCGGAGTGATCTACCCATGGCCAGGGTGAAGCGCGGGTAAGACCGCGTGGAGGCCCGAACCCACTTAGGTTGAAGACTGAGGGGATGAGCTGTGGGTAGGGGTGAAAGGCCAATCAAACTCCGTGATAGCTGGTTCTCCCCGAAATGCATTTAGGTGCAGCGTTGCGTGGTTCACCGCGGAGGTAGAGCTACTGGATGGCCGATGGGCCCTACTAGGTTACTGACGTCAGCCAAACTCCGAATGCCGTGGTGTAAAGCGTGGCAGTGAGACGGCGGGGGATAAGCTCCGTACGTCGAAAGGGAAACAGCCCAGATCGCCGGCTAAGGCCCCCAAGCGTGTGCTAAGTGGGAAAGGATGTGCAGTCGCAAAGACAACCAGGAGGTTGGCTTAGAAGCAGCCACCCTTGAAAGAGTGCGTAATAGCTCACTGGTCAAGTGATTGTGCGCCGATAATGTAGCGGGGCTCAAGCACACCGCCGAAGCCGCGGCACATCCACCTTGTGGTGGGTGTGGGTAGGGGAGCGTCCCTCATTCAGCGAAGCCACCGGGTGACCGGTGGTGGAGGGTGGGGGAGTGAGAATGCAGGCATGAGTAGCGACAAGGCAAGTGAGAACCTTGCCCGCCGAAAGACCAAGGGTTCCTGGGCCAGGCCAGTCCGCCCAGGGTGAGTCGGGACCTAAGGCGAGGCCGACAGGCGTAGTCGATGGACAACGGGTTGATATTCCCGTACCCGTGTGTGGGCGCCCGTGACGAATCAGCGGTACTAACCACCCAAAACCGGATCGATCACTCCCCTTCGGGGGTGTGGAGTTCTGGGGCTGCGTGGGAACTTCGCTGGTAGTAGTCAAGCGAAGGGGTGACGCAGGAAGGTAGCCGTACCAGTCAGTGGTAACACTGGGGCAAGCCGGTAGGGAGAGCGATAGGCAAATCCGTCGCTCACTAATCCTGAGAGGTGACGCATAGCCGGTTGAGGCGAATTCGGTGATCCTCTGCTGCCAAGAAAAGCCTCTAGCGAGCACACACACGGCCCGTACCCCAAACCGACACAGGTGGTCAGGTAGAGCATACCAAGGCGTACGAGATAACTATGGTTAAGGAACTCGGCAAAATGCCCCCGTAACTTCGGGAGAAGGGGGACCGGAATATCGTGAACACCCTTGCGGTGGGAGCGGGATCCGGTCGCAGAAACCAGTGAGGAGCGACTGTTTACTAAAAACACAGGTCCGTGCGAAGTCGCAAGACGATGTATACGGACTGACGCCTGCCCGGTGCTGGAAGGTTAAGAGGACCCGTTAACCCGCAAGGGTGAAGCGGAGAATTTAAGCCCCAGTAAACGGCGGTGGTAACTATAACCATCCTAAGGTAGCGAAATTCCTTGTCGGGTAAGTTCCGACCTGCACGAATGGCGTAACGACTTCTCAACTGTCTCAACCATAGACTCGGCGAAATTGCACTACGAGTAAAGATGCTCGTTACGCGCGGCAGGACGAAAAGACCCCGGGACCTTCACTACAACTTGGTATTGATGTTCGGTACGGTTTGTGTAGGATAGGTGGGAGACTGTGAAACCTCGACGCCAGTTGGGGCGGAGTCGTTGTTGAAATACCACTCTGATCGTATTGGGCATCTAACCTCGAACCCTGAATCGGGTTTAGGGACAGTGCCTGGCGGGTAGTTTAACTGGGGCGGTTGCCTCCTAAAATGTAACGGAGGCGCCCAAAGGTTCCCTCAACCTGGACGGCAATCAGGTGGCGAGTGTAAATGCACAAGGGAGCTTGACTGCGAGACTTACAAGTCAAGCAGGGACGAAAGTCGGGATTAGTGATCCGGCACCCCCGAGTGGAAGGGGTGTCGCTCAACGGATAAAAGGTACCCCGGGGATAACAGGCTGATCTTCCCCAAGAGTCCATATCGACGGGATGGTTTGGCACCTCGATGTCGGCTCGTCGCATCCTGGGGCTGGAGCAGGTCCCAAGGGTTGGGCTGTTCGCCCATTAAAGCGGCACGCGAGCTGGGTTTAGAACGTCGTGAGACAGTTCGGTCTCTATCCGCCGCGCGCGTCAGAAACTTGAGGAAACCTGTCCCTAGTACGAGAGGACCGGGACGGACGAACCTCTGGTGCACCAGTTGTCCCGCCAGGGGCACCGCTGGATAGCCACGTTCGGTCAGGATAACCGCTGAAAGCATCTAAGC
Above is a window of Mycobacterium tuberculosis H37Rv DNA encoding:
- a CDS encoding cob(I)yrinic acid a,c-diamide adenosyltransferase, with the protein product MAVHLTRIYTRTGDDGTTGLSDMSRVAKTDARLVAYADCDEANAAIGAALALGHPDTQITDVLRQIQNDLFDAGADLSTPIVENPKHPPLRIAQSYIDRLEGWCDAYNAGLPALKSFVLPGGSPLSALLHVARTVVRRAERSAWAAVDAHPEGVSVLPAKYLNRLSDLLFILSRVANPDGDVLWRPGGDRTAS
- the murA gene encoding UDP-N-acetylglucosamine 1-carboxyvinyltransferase; the encoded protein is MAERFVVTGGNRLSGEVAVGGAKNSVLKLMAATLLAEGTSTITNCPDILDVPLMAEVLRGLGATVELDGDVARITAPDEPKYDADFAAVRQFRASVCVLGPLVGRCKRARVALPGGDAIGSRPLDMHQAGLRQLGAHCNIEHGCVVARAETLRGAEIQLEFPSVGATENILMAAVVAEGVTTIHNAAREPDVVDLCTMLNQMGAQVEGAGSPTMTITGVPRLHPTEHRVIGDRIVAATWGIAAAMTRGDISVAGVDPAHLQLVLHKLHDAGATVTQTDASFRVTQYERPKAVNVATLPFPGFPTDLQPMAIALASIADGTSMITENVFEARFRFVEEMIRLGADARTDGHHAVVRGLPQLSSAPVWCSDIRAGAGLVLAGLVADGDTEVHDVFHIDRGYPLFVENLVSLGAEIERVCC
- a CDS encoding insertion sequence element IS1557 transposase produces the protein MRNVRLFRALLGVDKRTVIEDIEFEEDDAGDGARVIARVRPRSAVLRRCGRCGRKASWYDRGAGLRQWRSLDWGTVEVFLEAEAPRVNCPTHGPTVVAVPWARHHAGHTYAFDDTVAWLAVACSKTAVCELMRIAWRTVGAIVARVWADTEKRIDRFANLRRIGIDEISYKRHHRYLTVVVDHDSGRLVWAAPGHDKATLGLFFDALGAERAAQITHVSADAADWIADVVTERCPDAIQCADPFHVVAWATEALDVERRRAWNDARAIARTEPKWGRGRPGKNAAPRPGRERARRLKGARYALWKNPEDLTERQSAKLAWIAKTDPRLYRAYLLKESLRHVFSVKGEEGKQALDRWISWAQRCRIPVFVELAARIKRHRVAIDAALDHGLSQGLIESTNTKIRLLTRIAFGFRSPQALIALAMLTLAGHRPTLPGRHNHPQISQ